actagccggtaattgaggcgaagatttgttcggttgctgcatgtcatcttcaattaattgaattaatatttaataaacggaaatataaaatccatgtaattttggtgttcacataaacgggtaagtgtctttacatggtagtcaagcggtcttctcatgggtgggtagggtggttttacatgaggtttttattagaatgaattgaagcaaatatatcttcgctccagagagtctccaggcaaaaaaaaagaaataaaaaaaaaataggaaaaaaaaactagccggtaattgaggcgaagatttgttcggttgctgcatgtcatcttcaattaattgaattaatatttaataaacggaaatataaaatccatgtaattttggtgttcacataaacgggtaagtgtctttacatggtagtcaagcggtcttctcatgggtgggtaggggggttttacatgaggtttttattagaatgaattgaagcaaatatatcttcgctccagagagtctccaggcaaaaaaaaaaaataaaaaaaaataatatgaaaaaaaacctAGCccgtaattgaggcgaagatttgttcggttgctgcatgtcatcttcaattaattgaattaaattaatatttaataaacggaaatataaaatccatgtcattttggtcttcacatagacgggtaagtgtctttacatggtagtcaagcggtcttctcatgggtgggtaggtgggttttacatgaggtttttattagaatgaattgaagcaaatatatcttcgctccagagagtctcgaggcaaaaaaaatgaaataaaaaaaataaaaaaaaaatccaagaaaataaaagattgaattacttgaagcgaatattatatcgctgcctgtgttatttaataaattaaattaatatttaaaaaacgtaaatataatatgactgtcaattcggtctttacatggacgtgtaagtgtattttcatgaacggcaggcgttcttctcatgggtgggtatgcggggtttacatgagggtcatggcaacgggcgtgtagatcagagcgaagatatcttatctgggtattatctgaatattatattatttcctggcgttaacgggagcttccgttaacggcgtcttgtgtgaacccgggcctaaacccggattccggattctccctccctccgtctcctgcccagattgatttattattaaattaataatgctgcaatctgattggtgcgccacaggggaacacggcaatcggtagcagaagatctgagctgttaatttggatatatatgtgagagtaaatgaatacttgagtcggattgtgggttgactcacccataaacttaaaacggctATGTATATTTccaacttgcaacctaacaaaataagtacaaccctttaataAATTGTGATTGGGATGTGTTTTGCCGATGAATAATAGGCCGATAACAATTATaagttgttaaaaaatataaatcaaatatttgattgaccaaagtgtgatgtcacgatgctaatagtaaaaaatataaataaaatatttgatagacaaagtgaaagtgtaatataacgagatgagaggttcaataaaaaaatatgtgagaaaatgagttgttttaccgaagtgaataaaatatgaaatgagagtgttctattttttattttaatatattatttgtgatttattaagaattttaaatattgaatacatattattatattttttttttatttttatccatgtGTATCGAACGacaattttactaatttttcacTAAATacactaattactttattttataaatataaatatataattaaaattaataatacatataataaattaaaatatattatataaatattaaaataacacctaaacattttttttactataatgcaaattaaacattataaattaaataattcaaataaatattataaactaaaataatatgcATTACATAaacctttaatattatatattaaaataaaatatattatatattaaataacacatatattttatttttacttaattttataaataaaatatatataattaaaactaaacctacttaattaaataatttaaataaatattataaactaaacaaaaataaataacataaaccttaaataaataaaataaattaatcttaaaataaattacataaaccttaaaatatttataaaagtgtccattaaattctttttaaaataaaataaattcatgaatcttgtaatattttaactttttatattattttaatatttatgtaatatatgtattattttaatatttgtataatataatatattttatttaatctataatgttaaaattttatgtaattttatttattttagtgtataatatattttatttaatatatattattgattttaattataatatttatatttataaaataaagtaattaatgaGTTTAATGTGGAAGatgtgtaataattaatatgttaattaataatttagaaagaaaaatatgagtaatttgagaatgaaaatgaaaatgtgtGTATAATAGGAAATAAgaatgataatttgaaattgtCACGGGGTAACCCGAACTGAATTATCCCGTTTGGGGCGGTTTTATCTGGTTTGACCAGTAATTGAAAgagaatgatatttgtgtctctCACCCTGAACCGCCCAGAACCACCCCGATTTCATCTCGCCCCGAACACTAAAAACacgattaaatatataaaatcatcaatatatatttattaattataatttataagagttttaagtttatttcttataataatataaatttttaatatattataaaatatattatattaaaaaatatataatcgattatataaaaaattatttatttttgagaatatgGTATAAACGGTGTCCCGTTCTCTGAAACCAAATGAGACGGGAATGGTAGTAAAAAAAATTTCGAAGTAAAAACGGTATGCAAGGGCAGATCTATGTAGGGGTTTGGCCCACcctgaatttattttttctacgaTTCAAATTTAACTATAccaactaatttttaaaattttcaatatatttcaatgtttgtttatctatttattaaaaaaagtaaaatttatctttatccattagttttatttagaattttctttttttaatccCACCCCAAACCTATTTTTTGGGTCCGTCCCTAAAGTACGGAGATCGTAAATGCATTTTCCCCCACGACCTCATTATCATCCGTAATAagaaaagttatttgaaatgtGGATAGACAAGGAATTATCACACATATTTCTTAAATGGAAGTAAAAGTTACGGTTATGATCATATTAAGACTTGTTAGGttgaggttatttaaataaaacaacctaatcaaacatcaattcacttagtttcttatttaatatattatttaatttattaaccaaaatactaaaatgacatatattttaaattattattttttattttatcattatatattaataaattttacgatttttaccaaaaaaaaattcttaattctttagaatcattattttttaaataattcaacttatttaaaaaaaactaaatccaaacaatctaaaaaaatatatatttaaattaaaaaaataaacattaaaaggTTAGTTTATATGAATTTAACTTaagtgtaaaattttaaaattaaattaaattaatatctaatatttttagttaaaaacaaacaaatatatctaCAAGGAAGTGGGACAGAAACTAGTATGTAATTTCAATTTTCAACCACCGTATACAGTCTTGTTGTCTGTTTAAGAAGGACACGTGGCAATGAATTTGTGGTAAGTATGAATTATAAATGGGAATACGCTGActgtttatttttcttctctcagccaaaAGTGAAGGTAAAAGTGCAATTGGTGACGACAGCTTGCCACGTGTACTCCCCCTCTTTCAACCACAGCCACAAGATCCCATCTTATATCTCGATCCTTCTTAATACCAAACATTcacattttaatcaaaattaaattattatctgaCGTGGCTTCCTGCCCCCTTCTTCTTCTCCCTTTTTCTTTCCTTCCTCCTTCCCCCCATTCTCTCTCTCCTTACAAACTAaactcctctctctctctctagaaataTCTCTCAGACTTCCGGCGGCGATTCACACCGGAGAACAGTCACCGTCTCCGATCAGCTGACAGTTTTGTTCAATCTACGGTTGTTCAATCTACAGTCGCCGATTCAGAACAATAATTTATTCGATTTTGTCTGAAAATACCTAACCTAGTCTCATTTGAGACATCCGCAGCTGAAAATTCATGTAACTTACCGAATTTGAAGGTTAATTCAGAAGGATGGAAGGTGTTTGCGTTAACCGGTCGATTGAGTTGTAACTTTTTTACTATACACGCAAAGTTCTATTGTAATTCCTTGTTTCTGCTGCTGctgcgaagaagaagaagttgctGTAATTTCTTAGGATCTAAATCGGATTCTCTATAAACTACGTCATGGACATGGATATACAGGTAAATCCTTCTTTCGCTTTGGATATTATTGATTAATTGTGGATGAATTAGGTTTTAGAGATGAGATCTCATTTAAacgtttttgtttgttttgatgGAATGGAGATGGTTGGACGTTCCTATCTACTTTTTGTAGTAAATCTAAGTTTGATTGCAGTATTTATTGATCATTTCACAACATTTTCATCTAATCATTGGTAATTAATGTCTGGTTAATTGTATTGCAGGATCATAGTGAAGGAACTTGTGCTAATACAGATTTTGACGATCAAATGTTCTTGGATGCTGCAAACAGAAATTGTACTCTGGATGTCCAGTCAAATGAACCTTCACCTACTGGACTTGAATTTGCTATGAAGGTTTGTGTTCTCTTCAATCATGTCATAATGGAAACACCAAAAACCCTAAATATCAATAACATCTTCCATCAAGATATTTTAACCTAAATATCCTTATGAACAAACTActccttatttattttttgaaatcatGTACTCTGTAAATTCTCTGTTGTTGTCTATTTAACATTGATTTAAAGTCTTCAATTGGTTTCTTCTTCAGGTTAGAAAACCATACACAATAACTAAACAACGTGAGAGATGGACAGAGGAAGAACACGAGAAGTTCCTCGAAGCTCTTAAGTTACACGGGAGAGCTTGGCGTCGAATCGAAGGTATATAATTCGCATTTACCTTTCCCGAGTTTAAAAACTTTGTTTCATCATCCTCATTGTCTACTCATTTTTCAACAGAACATGTTGCCACTAAAACTGCAGTTCAAATTCGTAGCCATGCTCAGAAGTTCTTTTCAAAGGTTTGTAACAAATATCCATTCTAAAAGTCCAGTTTTGTATTTCCCCTGCCGGAGAAGACATGTCTAAATCTTTCTCTATCCCGTTTGGTGTTTGGTTAGGTTGTACGTGATTCGGATCGAAGTGATGCAGGCTTAGTGAAGGCGATTTCAATTGAAATCCCACCTCCTCGTCCAAAGAGGAAACCTGTCCATCCATACCCAAGAAAAATCGTAGCTTCAATCAAAACAGGAGGGAGATCTCCATCCTCTTCAAATTTGTATGCTTCTgaagaagaacaacaacaatCTCCTACTTCTGTACTGTCTTCTCTGATTGGATCAGAAGAGAATAACAGATCCGCCACACAATCTCCCATGGTATGGATCATACACCttggttaaaattttgaattacttCTAGACTTTGAGGTGTGCTTCAATTTAAGGTTCAATTTAAGGTTCAATTTAAGGTGTTATTTGAGGAGGGAATTGAATAACAATTCCTTATTCTATTATTCGATGGTGATTTGATATCATATTATGTTTACTTTCAGAAATCAGATTTCTCAAGATTTGAGGGGAAACCGATCCAGAGTCTGAAGCTATTCGGAAAGACAGTTTTAGTCTCGGATTCTTCACCACCAGCAATGGAAGAAGGAATTATTTTTGATTCATCATCTGGTTATAATTCAAACATTGCATATCCAACCGTCTATAACATGAATTTATCGGAGGCTGGTTCTTATCCAACAACGGTTACAAGCTCTTTCTTTCCTTTACATAGAAAGGCAGATGAATCTTCGAATAGTGGACAGACACAAGATAAAGGTTGTTGGTCTGGTTCAAACTGCGAAACAGAAGCCCATAGCTGGAAGAAAGGTTTTGTTCCTTATAAGAGGTGTGTGACCGAGGAAAGGGATTCTCAATTCGATGATAACGAAGATAGAAGTGTTCGTCTTTGTTTATAGTTTATCATATTAGTGTAGATTATGTTTTACTTTTTGTCTTCCTTTGGTAGAAATAGATTTGA
The Impatiens glandulifera unplaced genomic scaffold, dImpGla2.1, whole genome shotgun sequence genome window above contains:
- the LOC124917216 gene encoding protein REVEILLE 2-like gives rise to the protein MDMDIQDHSEGTCANTDFDDQMFLDAANRNCTLDVQSNEPSPTGLEFAMKVRKPYTITKQRERWTEEEHEKFLEALKLHGRAWRRIEEHVATKTAVQIRSHAQKFFSKVVRDSDRSDAGLVKAISIEIPPPRPKRKPVHPYPRKIVASIKTGGRSPSSSNLYASEEEQQQSPTSVLSSLIGSEENNRSATQSPMKSDFSRFEGKPIQSLKLFGKTVLVSDSSPPAMEEGIIFDSSSGYNSNIAYPTVYNMNLSEAGSYPTTVTSSFFPLHRKADESSNSGQTQDKGCWSGSNCETEAHSWKKGFVPYKRCVTEERDSQFDDNEDRSVRLCL